In one window of Mercurialis annua linkage group LG4, ddMerAnnu1.2, whole genome shotgun sequence DNA:
- the LOC126679184 gene encoding leucine-rich repeat extensin-like protein 5, with amino-acid sequence MEVLKKRKTAEGSDGSSTQEYLRSLLDPLNKFQLVDLLLRLGSQYPSIAEEIKSLASADPVHRKLFVRGLAWNAASETLCAAFREHGEIEEGAVIYDKETGISRGFGFITYKHIESTRSALKAPRKLINGRFAVCNLACEGFSGASTSPDLAQRRLYVWGLSPEVSTEMLLSFFGRHGEIKEGSVAYDKETNKSRGFGFVTYKTVEAAKRAIDDPLKLLGGRSITVKLADTKHKGKTAQTPAPLVPVPGPDTGCHTQSGKAHPAPDLVGYSYPQNMATFPGSSYPSHSTVPTAPYPPLSQYPNPLFGITEESLGTPAQMGIRGSSYPNPPMAPATPCPPQSQLSYPLVDITKEPLRSPPKERLGSPAQIGIGGSSSPNPPTAPVTTHPPQSQFFYSLVGIKKEPLGSPPIEPLGSPAQMRIGRSSYPNPPTAPATPYPPQSQFSYPLVGIKKEPLGSPPIEPLGSPAQMRIGGSSYPNPPMAPPTPYPPQSQFSYPLVRIKKEPLGSPPIEPLGSPPIESLGSPAQMGIGGSSYPNPPMAPATPYPPQSQFLYPLVRIKTEPLESPPKELLGSPAQMGIGDSSYLNPPMTPATTHPPQSQFMYPLVGIKKEQLGSPPQMRIRGYPY; translated from the exons ATGGAGGTTTTGAAGAAGCGGAAGACGGCGGAGGGCAGCGATGGAAGTAGCACGCAAGAATATCTGCGTTCTCTTCTCGACCCGCTTAACAAATTCCAGCTCGTTGATCTTCTCTTAAGATT AGGGTCTCAATATCCTTCCATTGCCGAAGAAATTAAAAGTCTAGCCAGTGCAGATCCAGTACATCGAAAGCTTTTTGTTCGTGGCCTTGCATGGAATGCCGCTTCAGAAACGTTGTGTGCT GCATTTCGAGAGCATGGTGAAATAGAAGAAGGGGCTGTTATTTATGACAAGGAAACCGGAATTTCTCGTGGCTTTGGTTTTATCACTTACAAACATATCGAATCAACACGAAGTGCACTGAAAGCACCAAGGAAGCTAATCAAT GGTCGGTTTGCTGTCTGCAATTTAGCATGTGAAGGATTTAGTGGGGCGAGCACATCACCTGATTTAGCCCAGAGAAGACTCTATGTTTGGGGATTGTCACCAGAGGTCAGTACTGAGATGCTGCTTAGCTTTTTTGGAAGGCATGGTGAGATTAAAGAAGGTTCAGTTGCCTATGACAAAGAGACTAATAAATCACG TGGGTTTGGTTTTGTCACGTACAAGACAGTGGAGGCTGCAAAGAGGGCAATAGATGATCCACTGAAGCTTTTAGGG GGTAGAAGTATCACTGTGAAGCTTGCGGATACAAAACACAAAGGTAAAACAGCACAAACTCCTGCACCATTAGTTCCGGTACCTGGACCAGATACAGGCTGTCACACACAGTCTGGAAAAGCACATCCCGCTCCTGACCTTGTCGGCTACTCGTACCCTCAAAATATGGCAACATTCCCTGGGTCTTCTTACCCAAGTCACTCAACGGTACCTACTGCTCCTTATCCTCCACTGTCTCAATATCCAAATCCACTTTTCGGTATTACCGAAGAGTCACTTGGAACACCAGCTCAAATGGGAATAAGAGGCTCTTCCTACCCGAATCCTCCAATGGCACCTGCTACTCCTTGTCCACCACAATCACAACTTTCATATCCACTCGTCGATATTACGAAAGAACCATTAAGATCACCACCAAAAGAACGACTAGGATCACCAGCTCAAATAGGAATAGGCGGGTCTTCCTCCCCAAATCCTCCAACTGCACCTGTTACTACTCATCCTCCgcaatctcaatttttttattcactCGTCGGTATTAAGAAAGAACCGCTAGGATCACCACCGATAGAACCACTAGGATCACCAGCTCAAATGAGAATAGGCAGGTCTTCCTACCCGAATCCTCCAACTGCACCTGCTACTCCTTATCCTCCACAATCTCAATTTTCTTATCCACTCGTCGGTATTAAGAAAGAACCGCTAGGATCACCACCGATAGAACCACTAGGATCACCAGCTCAAATGAGAATAGGCGGGTCTTCCTACCCAAATCCTCCAATGGCACCTCCAACTCCTTATCCTCCACAATCTCAATTTTCGTATCCACTTGTCCGTATTAAGAAAGAACCGCTAGGATCACCACCGATAGAGCCACTAGGATCACCACCGATAGAATCACTAGGATCACCAGCTCAAATGGGAATAGGCGGTTCTTCCTACCCAAATCCTCCAATGGCACCTGCTACTCCTTATCCTCCACAATCTCAATTTTTGTATCCACTCGTCCGTATTAAGACGGAACCATTAGAATCACCACCGAAAGAACTACTAGGATCACCAGCTCAAATGGGAATAGGCGACTCTTCATACCTAAATCCTCCAATGACACCAGCTACTACTCATCCTCCACAATCTCAATTTATGTATCCACTCGTCGGTATTAAGAAAGAACAACTAGGATCACCACCTCAAATGCGAATTAGAGGGTATCCATATTAA
- the LOC126679187 gene encoding UBP1-associated protein 2C-like yields the protein MEVMKKRKMEEGSNGAEITSTQEYLRSLLDPLNKPQLVDLLSRLGSQYPSIAEEIKSLASADPVHRKLFVRGLAWNTASDTLCAAFREHGEIEEGAVIYDKATGKSRGYGFITYKHMESTQSALKAPSKLIDGRLAVCNLACEGLTGASTAPDLAQRKLYTGGLSPDVTSEMLLSFFGRHGEIEEGSVAYNKDTNESRGFGFVTYKTVEAAKRAIDDPQKLLGGRTITVKLADTHKGKTAQTPAPVVPVSIPITGGYTQPGKAHPSHAPLGYSYPQTMASFPGSSYPSPPTAPAVPYPPQSQYPYPLVGITKEPLGTPAQMGMAGSSYPNPPTAPATPYPPQSQFPYPPVGIKKEPLGPPAQMGIGGYPYYTLKQ from the exons ATGGAGGTtatgaagaagaggaagatGGAGGAGGGCAGCAATGGAGCTGAAATTACTAGCACCCAAGAATACCTGCGTTCTCTTCTCGACCCTCTTAACAAACCCCAGCTCGTTGATCTTCTCTCCCGACT AGGGTCCCAATATCCTTCCATTGCCGAAGAAATTAAAAGTCTAGCCAGTGCGGATCCAGTACACCGAAAGCTTTTTGTTCGTGGCCTTGCGTGGAATACCGCTTCAGACACCTTGTGTGCT GCATTTCGCGAGCATGGTGAAATTGAAGAAGGGGCTGTTATTTATGACAAAGCAACAGGAAAATCTCGTGGCTATGGTTTTATCACTTACAAACATATGGAATCAACACAAAGTGCTCTCAAAGCACCGAGCAAGCTAATCGAT GGTCGACTTGCTGTTTGTAATTTAGCATGTGAAGGATTAACTGGGGCGAGTACAGCACCCGATTTAGCCCAGAGAAAACTATACACTGGGGGATTGTCACCAGACGTCACTAGTGAGATGTTGCTTAGCTTTTTTGGTAGGCATGGTGAGATTGAAGAAGGTTCAGTTGCCTATAACAAAGATACTAATGAATCACG tgggtttggttttgttacataCAAGACAGTGGAAGCTGCAAAGAGGGCAATAGATGATCCGCAGAAGCTTTTAGGG GGTAGAACTATCACTGTGAAGCTTGCGGATACACACAAAGGTAAAACAGCACAAACTCCTGCACCAGTAGTTCCTGTATCCATACCAATCACAGGTGGGTACACGCAACCTGGAAAGGCACATCCCAGTCATGCCCCTTTGGGCTACTCATATCCTCAAACTATGGCATCATTCCCCGGGTCTTCCTACCCAAGTCCTCCAACGGCACCTGCTGTTCCTTATCCTCCACAATCTCAATATCCATATCCACTAGTCGGTATTACGAAAGAACCACTTGGAACACCGGCTCAAATGGGAATGGCCGGGTCTTCCTACCCAAATCCTCCAACGGCACCTGCTACTCCTTATCCTCCACAATCTCAATTTCCATATCCTCCCGTCGGCATTAAGAAAGAACCACTTGGACCACCAGCTCAAATGGGAATTGGAGGATATCCATATTATACACTGAAACAATGA
- the LOC126679186 gene encoding transcription termination factor MTEF18, mitochondrial-like, which yields MKIAVNCLYKVRNQCIRKWVSVNSIDCHKPQSGPIRYLWKNTRLYSSENWHTSDKSLLDKPQKTTTKISHRAVVKGAQAALLEYLHVTRSVPFLDAENMSINSPHFLEKLLQKVDNGRDVGQSVARFLRYHPINEFEPFFESLGLEPCEFTPLLPRDLMFLSDDDVLLENYYVLCNYGVPRNKMGRIYKEAAEVFRYKHGLLALKLQGYEQLGLSQSFISKVVACSPYLLIGNVNVEFVKVMEILRKGGIEFSWIEERLWENRFNWSQMLALLGLFNKEGFSELQLADLISQNPGILFEGSGDTTLCLIGFLFKFGSSMQNICSMFVRFPLMQVGKFVYNLRRCFLLLTEIGMDVNEIGNIVRSHPILLGSFTLKKTNSLLAHLNVGKRRLCKLIQENPEEMKKWKMGLKVERLPNSSEESKNLKAKFLLDMGFVDDNPNKMEEALKVFRGRGTEIQERFDCLVKAGLDKKDVFEMIKISPQILNQKKEVLEKKINFYANDLGFPLSYLVNFPSYLNYTIQRVKLRVTMYSWLKEQGSSELALSTLIACTENMFVRKYVKHHPRGVEVWDDLKNKIH from the coding sequence ATGAAAATAGCCGTCAACTGTTTGTATAAAGTTCGAAACCAATGCATTCGGAAATGGGTCTCTGTTAATTCTATTGATTGCCATAAACCCCAATCAGGGCCTATTAGATATTTGTGGAAGAACACCAGGTTATATTCTAGTGAAAATTGGCATACTTCTGATAAATCTTTGTTAGATAAACCCCAAAAAACTACCACCAAAATCTCGCATCGAGCCGTTGTAAAAGGCGCTCAAGCCGCTTTGTTAGAGTATTTACATGTTACTAGGAGTGTTCCATTTTTGGATGCAGAGAATATGAGTATAAATTCACCTCATTTTCTTGAAAAGTTACTGCAGAAAGTTGATAATGGAAGGGATGTAGGTCAATCAGTTGCTCGATTCTTGCGGTATCACCCCATTAATGAGTTTGAGCCTTTCTTCGAGAGTTTAGGTTTGGAACCCTGTGAATTTACTCCCTTGCTTCCCCGCGATTTGATGTTTTTAAGCGATGATGATGTGTTGTTGGAGAATTATTATGTTTTGTGTAACTATGGAGTTCCGAGAAATAAGATGGGGAGGATTTATAAGGAAGCGGCTGAAGTTTTTCGGTATAAGCATGGTTTGTTGGCATTGAAACTTCAAGGCTATGAACAATTGGGGCTTAGTCAGTCTTTTATTTCTAAGGTAGTAGCTTGTAGTCCGTACCTTTTGATCGGGAATGTAAATGTAGAATTCGTAAAGGTGATGGAGATTTTGAGGAAAGGCGGAATTGAATTCAGTTGGATTGAggagcgtttgtgggagaaTAGGTTTAACTGGAGCCAGATGCTGGCACTTCTGGGCTTATTTAATAAGGAAGGTTTCAGTGAGTTACAGTTAGCTGACCTAATAAGTCAGAATCCTGGGATTTTGTTTGAGGGCTCGGGAGATACAACACTCTGCTTGATCGGGTTTCTGTTTAAATTTGGATCCTCGATGCAAAATATTTGTTCAATGTTTGTACGGTTTCCTCTCATGCAAGTTGGGAAATTTGTCTATAATTTGAGGCGATGCTTTCTGTTACTGACTGAAATTGGGATGGATGTGAATGAGATTGGGAATATTGTTCGCTCTCATCCGATTTTGCTTGGTTCATTTACATTGAAGAAAACCAATTCCTTACTTGCTCATCTGAATGTTGGGAAAAGAAGACTGTGTAAACTCATTCAGGAAAACCCAGAAGAAATGAAGAAATGGAAGATGGGATTGAAGGTTGAACGATTACCAAACTCATCGGAGGAATCAAAAAACCTGAAGGCTAAATTCTTGCTAGATATGGGATTCGTTGATGACAACCCAAACAAGATGGAAGAAGCATTGAAGGTTTTTCGAGGTAGAGGAACAGAAATTCAAGAGAGATTTGATTGCCTCGTGAAAGCTGGTTTGGATAAGAAGGATGTCTTTGAAATGATCAAAATATCTCCTCAAATACTTAACCAGAAGAAGGAAGTTCTtgaaaagaaaatcaatttttatgCAAATGATTTGGGATTTCCTTTATCATATTTAGTCAACTTCCCATCATATTTGAATTATACAATTCAAAGAGTCAAGCTTAGAGTAACAATGTATAGCTGGCTGAAAGAGCAAGGCTCTTCAGAACTTGCGCTGAGCACTCTAATTGCTTGCACAGAAAACATGTTTGTTCGGAAGTATGTAAAACATCACCCTAGAGGTGTCGAAGTGTGGGATGACTTGAAGAATAAAATTCATTAG
- the LOC126679185 gene encoding transcription termination factor MTEF18, mitochondrial-like isoform X2, translated as MLLQKVHLDGGVGGSVTRFLRYHPINEFEPFFESLGFRPSQYRHFLPRNLMFLSDDELLLENFNVLCNYGIPRIKIGGIYKKAGEVFRYAHGVLATKLQAYEELGLDRSFMSKMIVCCPSLVIGDANIDFIKSIDILRKGGIECYRIEEHISEECSYNWSHVHALLNLLCKNGYSELLGGLLSQSPGVLFEDSGDRTLSLIVFLVKFGFSMNEICSMFLQFPQMQVGKFLLNMRQCYLFLTEIEMEILEIGNIIRSHPLMLGSLALKKTNSLLSILNVGKKRLCDTILENPQEMKNWAKGSKVRPLPKSGERLRSRMLKNKFLLDLGFLENSSEMEKALKGFRGRGTELQERFDCITLAGLNKKVVCEMVRTSPQILNQTKDVINMKISFLVNELGYPIVSLITFPAFLCYTIPTIKLRLAMYNWLKDQGKVDPMLSLSTVIGCSDKVFLKRYVQLHPGGPEFWQDLKKKFDSEQSHVV; from the exons ATG TTGTTGCAGAAGGTTCATTTGGATGGAGGTGTTGGGGGGTCGGTTACTCGTTTTTTGCGTTATCACCCCATTAATGAATTTGAGCCTTTCTTTGAGAGTTTGGGGTTCAGACCTAGTCAGTACAGGCATTTTCTTCCGCgtaatttgatgtttttgagTGATGATGAGCTGCTGCTGGagaattttaatgttttgtgTAACTATGGAATTCCGAGAATTAAGATAGGTGGGATTTACAAAAAAGCAGGGGAAGTTTTTAGGTATGCCCATGGGGTCTTGGCAACAAAACTTCAAGCTTATGAAGAATTGGGGCTTGATCGGTCTTTTATGAGTAAAATGATTGTTTGTTGCCCCAGTCTTGTGATTGGGGATGctaatattgattttattaagtcgATAGATATATTGAGGAAAGGGGGAATTGAATGTTACCGGATTGAGGAGCATATCTCGGAGGAGTGTTCTTATAACTGGAGCCATGTGCATGCTCTACTAAACTTATTATGCAAAAATGGTTACAGTGAATTGTTAGGTGGATTATTAAGTCAAAGTCCAGGAGTTCTTTTTGAGGATTCCGGGGATAGGACATTATCGTTAATTGTGTTTCTAGTTAAATTTGGATTTTCGATGAATGAGATATGTTCCATGTTCCTGCAGTTTCCACAAATGCAAGTTGGGAAATTTCTTTTGAATATGAGGCAATGTTATCTTTTCCTAACTGAGATTGAGATGGAGATTCTAGAGATCGGAAATATCATCCGTTCTCACCCACTAATGCTGGGTTCATTGGCATTGAAGAAAACTAACAGCTTGCTTTCTATTTTGAATGTTGGGAAGAAGCGACTTTGTGATACAATTCTTGAAAACCCACAAGAAATGAAGAATTGGGCAAAGGGATCTAAAGTTCGGCCTCTACCAAAGTCAGGGGAGAGGCTAAGATCTCGAATGCTGAAGAATAAGTTCTTGTTAGACTTAGGATTTCTAGAGAACTCGAGTGAAATGGAAAAAGCACTCAAGGGTTTCCGAGGGAGAGGAACAGAGCTACAAGAGAGATTTGATTGCATTACGCTAGCTGGTTTGAATAAAAAGGTTGTTTGTGAAATGGTCAGGACATCCCCTCAAATTCTTAACCAGACAAAGGATGTTATCAATATGAAAATTAGTTTTCTTGTGAATGAATTAGGTTATCCCATAGTGTCATTAATCACATTTCCTGCATTTCTTTGCTATACAATACCAACTATCAAGCTTAGGTTGGCAATGTACAATTGGCTGAAAGATCAAGGAAAAGTAGACCCCATGCTTTCCTTGAGCACTGTAATTGGATGCTCCGataaagtatttttaaagaGATATGTACAACTTCACCCTGGAGGTCCCGAATTTTGGCAGGATTTGAAGAAAAAATTTGATTCTGAACAGAGCcacgttgtataa
- the LOC126679185 gene encoding transcription termination factor MTEF18, mitochondrial-like isoform X1, with protein MTHLHKVRLLPILKWVSSNFVDCYKIPFFCTANNPRFYRTKKVCDNGNVDNTSIDDEQFNSKFSVAATTEAQAALVDYLHSTRSLHITDAEYLSKNSPVFVEKLLQKVHLDGGVGGSVTRFLRYHPINEFEPFFESLGFRPSQYRHFLPRNLMFLSDDELLLENFNVLCNYGIPRIKIGGIYKKAGEVFRYAHGVLATKLQAYEELGLDRSFMSKMIVCCPSLVIGDANIDFIKSIDILRKGGIECYRIEEHISEECSYNWSHVHALLNLLCKNGYSELLGGLLSQSPGVLFEDSGDRTLSLIVFLVKFGFSMNEICSMFLQFPQMQVGKFLLNMRQCYLFLTEIEMEILEIGNIIRSHPLMLGSLALKKTNSLLSILNVGKKRLCDTILENPQEMKNWAKGSKVRPLPKSGERLRSRMLKNKFLLDLGFLENSSEMEKALKGFRGRGTELQERFDCITLAGLNKKVVCEMVRTSPQILNQTKDVINMKISFLVNELGYPIVSLITFPAFLCYTIPTIKLRLAMYNWLKDQGKVDPMLSLSTVIGCSDKVFLKRYVQLHPGGPEFWQDLKKKFDSEQSHVV; from the coding sequence ATGACCCATTTACACAAAGTACGATTACTTCCTATTCTCAAATGGGTTTCTTCAAATTTTGTTGATTGTTACAAAATCCCATTTTTCTGTACTGCAAATAACCCTAGATTCTATAGGACAAAAAAAGTTTGTGATAATGGCAATGTAGATAACACTTCAATAGATGATGAGCAGTTCAATAGCAAATTTTCTGTTGCTGCTACAACAGAAGCTCAGGCTGCTCTTGTAGATTACTTGCATTCCACTAGAAGCTTGCACATTACTGATGCAGAATATTTGAGTAAAAACTCGCCCGTTTTTGTTGAAAAGTTGTTGCAGAAGGTTCATTTGGATGGAGGTGTTGGGGGGTCGGTTACTCGTTTTTTGCGTTATCACCCCATTAATGAATTTGAGCCTTTCTTTGAGAGTTTGGGGTTCAGACCTAGTCAGTACAGGCATTTTCTTCCGCgtaatttgatgtttttgagTGATGATGAGCTGCTGCTGGagaattttaatgttttgtgTAACTATGGAATTCCGAGAATTAAGATAGGTGGGATTTACAAAAAAGCAGGGGAAGTTTTTAGGTATGCCCATGGGGTCTTGGCAACAAAACTTCAAGCTTATGAAGAATTGGGGCTTGATCGGTCTTTTATGAGTAAAATGATTGTTTGTTGCCCCAGTCTTGTGATTGGGGATGctaatattgattttattaagtcgATAGATATATTGAGGAAAGGGGGAATTGAATGTTACCGGATTGAGGAGCATATCTCGGAGGAGTGTTCTTATAACTGGAGCCATGTGCATGCTCTACTAAACTTATTATGCAAAAATGGTTACAGTGAATTGTTAGGTGGATTATTAAGTCAAAGTCCAGGAGTTCTTTTTGAGGATTCCGGGGATAGGACATTATCGTTAATTGTGTTTCTAGTTAAATTTGGATTTTCGATGAATGAGATATGTTCCATGTTCCTGCAGTTTCCACAAATGCAAGTTGGGAAATTTCTTTTGAATATGAGGCAATGTTATCTTTTCCTAACTGAGATTGAGATGGAGATTCTAGAGATCGGAAATATCATCCGTTCTCACCCACTAATGCTGGGTTCATTGGCATTGAAGAAAACTAACAGCTTGCTTTCTATTTTGAATGTTGGGAAGAAGCGACTTTGTGATACAATTCTTGAAAACCCACAAGAAATGAAGAATTGGGCAAAGGGATCTAAAGTTCGGCCTCTACCAAAGTCAGGGGAGAGGCTAAGATCTCGAATGCTGAAGAATAAGTTCTTGTTAGACTTAGGATTTCTAGAGAACTCGAGTGAAATGGAAAAAGCACTCAAGGGTTTCCGAGGGAGAGGAACAGAGCTACAAGAGAGATTTGATTGCATTACGCTAGCTGGTTTGAATAAAAAGGTTGTTTGTGAAATGGTCAGGACATCCCCTCAAATTCTTAACCAGACAAAGGATGTTATCAATATGAAAATTAGTTTTCTTGTGAATGAATTAGGTTATCCCATAGTGTCATTAATCACATTTCCTGCATTTCTTTGCTATACAATACCAACTATCAAGCTTAGGTTGGCAATGTACAATTGGCTGAAAGATCAAGGAAAAGTAGACCCCATGCTTTCCTTGAGCACTGTAATTGGATGCTCCGataaagtatttttaaagaGATATGTACAACTTCACCCTGGAGGTCCCGAATTTTGGCAGGATTTGAAGAAAAAATTTGATTCTGAACAGAGCcacgttgtataa
- the LOC126679194 gene encoding transcription elongation factor TFIIS-like: MVFEQVEDEKIRRELKRCNPGLVASSIESLLFVKWGLSNTGCRAKYRSLLFNLKDPKNPDFRRKILLGTIKPEELADMSPQEMASDDRKRENQVIRERKLYTNFNK, encoded by the coding sequence ATGGTGTTTGAACAGGTTGAGGATGAGAAAATTAGGAGGgaactaaaaaggtgcaatccAGGGCTAGTTGCATCTTCTATTGAGTCTCTATTGTTTGTTAAATGGGGATTATCCAACACAGGCTGCCGCGCCAAGTACCGGTCGCTGCTGTTCAATCTTAAGGATCCCAAGAACCCTGATTTTAGGAGAAAAATTCTTCTGGGTACAATTAAACCAGAAGAACTGGCGGATATGAGTCCGCAAGAGATGGCGAGTGATGATAGAAAGCGTGAGAACCAAGTCATCCGAGAAAGAAAGTTATACACCAACTTCAATAAATAA